A genome region from Labilibaculum antarcticum includes the following:
- a CDS encoding retropepsin-like aspartic protease — MRHLKKIGISFLWILSCLNLFGQNENLKFNDIYDLLEQKNFFKAKEMYSFAKNNFPIAYQKFTEALLDNAFNRLDESQEKITFLIDKKLSIPDSLQLKLYEVKMDNSLKLYNYKEAKNSIITILSDYKKDLTKKETASFENSLKIWSSLENTSPQKVIIKQNTILKMEKDIAGLKNLKVSANCDTLNFIFDTGANLSTTSQSVAERLKMKIIPVEIEVETITGTKILAQLAVCDQLTMGNVDMYHVIFLVLPDEDLSFPQINYQIYGILGFPLIEALKEIQITQNGDFIIPKERTAFIESSNMAMNGLTPLIYIDGMHFTFDTGADNTMLYHSFYKENLDEITKHYQPEKISFGGAGGKAGFDGYVINHTFNILGKDAALKDIQVLKEKIKEDETVYGNIGQDLIQQFNTMTLNFDKMFIRFE; from the coding sequence TTGAGACATCTAAAAAAAATCGGAATTTCTTTTTTATGGATTTTATCCTGTTTGAATCTATTCGGCCAGAATGAGAATCTTAAATTCAATGATATATATGATTTACTTGAACAGAAGAATTTCTTTAAGGCAAAAGAAATGTATTCTTTCGCTAAAAATAATTTTCCCATAGCCTATCAAAAATTCACTGAAGCCCTTTTAGATAATGCATTTAACCGACTGGATGAATCGCAGGAAAAGATAACATTCCTAATCGATAAAAAACTAAGTATTCCTGATTCTCTTCAATTAAAACTGTACGAAGTAAAAATGGATAACTCTTTGAAACTGTACAATTACAAAGAAGCTAAAAATTCCATTATTACTATTTTGAGTGATTATAAAAAAGATCTTACTAAGAAGGAAACAGCCAGTTTTGAGAACAGCTTAAAAATATGGTCTTCATTAGAAAACACTTCTCCGCAAAAAGTAATTATCAAACAGAATACAATCCTGAAGATGGAAAAAGACATCGCAGGCCTAAAAAACCTGAAAGTGTCTGCAAATTGTGATACCCTAAATTTTATTTTTGATACGGGTGCTAATTTATCGACCACTTCGCAATCTGTTGCAGAGCGGCTAAAAATGAAAATCATTCCTGTAGAAATAGAAGTCGAAACTATTACAGGTACTAAAATTTTGGCTCAGTTGGCCGTGTGTGATCAACTGACAATGGGAAATGTCGATATGTATCATGTCATTTTTTTGGTATTACCAGACGAAGACTTGTCTTTTCCACAGATAAATTATCAGATTTATGGAATATTAGGTTTCCCCTTAATTGAAGCCTTAAAGGAAATACAGATAACCCAAAATGGTGATTTCATTATTCCTAAAGAAAGGACGGCTTTCATAGAGAGTTCGAATATGGCAATGAATGGATTAACCCCTTTAATTTACATAGACGGAATGCACTTTACTTTTGATACAGGTGCAGATAATACAATGCTTTACCATTCTTTTTATAAGGAAAACCTTGATGAAATTACCAAACATTATCAGCCTGAAAAAATTAGTTTTGGAGGTGCCGGTGGGAAAGCTGGATTTGATGGATATGTGATCAATCATACGTTCAATATTTTGGGAAAAGACGCTGCACTCAAAGACATTCAGGTATTGAAAGAAAAAATTAAAGAAGATGAAACAGTGTATGGAAATATAGGACAAGACCTGATTCAACAATTCAATACCATGACTTTAAATTTCGATAAAATGTTTATAAGGTTTGAATAA
- a CDS encoding NAD(P)H-binding protein has protein sequence MKIAVTTASGNLGRAIVKKAIAEFGKENIIGLARTPEKAADLGIEIRKGDYNNPKDFEEALKGIDVVVILSGNDEPEKRILQHRNIINGAKTAGVQKIIYTSIFGDEGKCAFDSVIKSNRQTEKDIMECGLQYAIGRNGLYLEPDIDCIGEYVKAGEIKNSGGDGRCAYATREELAFAYVSMIKKDSLNGGVYNLFGECVTQQELTNAINKVYGTNLKYHEVSVEEYKQDRTNVYGDFFGNVIAGIYEGIRNGAFDLVSDFETVTGRKHQSFLDSIEESK, from the coding sequence ATGAAAATTGCAGTAACAACAGCTAGCGGAAATCTAGGCAGGGCAATTGTAAAAAAAGCAATTGCTGAATTTGGAAAAGAGAATATCATTGGCTTGGCACGAACTCCTGAAAAGGCAGCGGACTTAGGCATTGAAATAAGAAAAGGGGATTACAATAATCCTAAAGATTTTGAAGAAGCTTTGAAAGGTATTGATGTTGTTGTGATTCTTTCGGGAAACGACGAGCCTGAGAAACGAATTCTACAACACCGGAATATCATAAATGGGGCAAAAACAGCTGGGGTGCAAAAAATTATATATACCAGTATTTTTGGCGACGAAGGAAAATGTGCTTTTGACAGCGTGATTAAATCGAACCGACAAACAGAAAAGGACATTATGGAGTGCGGCCTTCAATACGCCATTGGGAGGAATGGTCTTTATCTGGAACCGGATATTGATTGTATTGGGGAGTATGTTAAAGCGGGTGAAATAAAAAACTCTGGTGGTGATGGTCGATGTGCTTATGCTACTCGAGAAGAACTGGCATTTGCTTATGTGAGTATGATTAAAAAGGATAGTCTGAATGGTGGCGTTTATAATTTATTTGGTGAATGCGTTACCCAACAGGAATTAACTAATGCCATTAATAAGGTTTATGGAACAAACTTGAAATACCATGAAGTTTCTGTAGAGGAGTATAAACAAGATAGAACCAATGTTTATGGGGATTTTTTCGGTAATGTTATTGCAGGTATTTATGAAGGAATAAGAAATGGTGCTTTTGATTTAGTATCCGACTTTGAGACCGTAACTGGAAGAAAGCATCAAAGCTTCTTGGACTCTATTGAAGAATCAAAGTGA
- a CDS encoding nuclear transport factor 2 family protein, with translation MNLENNKKNAIAFYKMAYEGNPIKAVEKYVGSEYIQHNPLVGNGP, from the coding sequence ATGAATCTGGAAAACAACAAAAAAAATGCAATTGCTTTTTATAAAATGGCCTATGAAGGCAATCCGATAAAGGCCGTTGAAAAATATGTGGGTAGTGAATATATCCAGCATAATCCACTAGTTGGGAATGGTCCGTAA
- a CDS encoding ABC transporter permease/substrate-binding protein, with protein sequence MEIFERKDYFLQLLSEHILISFGALAFTTIIGILLGIWVFYSAKSRIIVLSAVNFLYTIPSIAMFGLLIPLVGIGLNNALIVLVLYGLLPMTRNTYSGLSEVRSDIVEAAKAMGAAKYQIFKDIYFPLALPAILSGLRITTVMIVALTGLAALIGAGGLGQAIFRGLNTMNTPMIVAGSLGISLLAILSDRWVGVFEGKLVCIISKNSSKKQKLRVYVNVILLLAALIAAAANTNPFQSNHVKTVTVASKPTSEQFILGEVIAQLIERNTELNVVRKFGIGGGTTNIHPAMVNGEVDMYVEYTGTGWMSVLKEKLPGNNQVDFNSIQKQYKDNFKLKWLGLLGFNNTYALAIPDSLAVKFNIKNCSDLALYSKHFKFGAEFDFFERPDGYEGLVNTYGFDFSSIHEMDINLRYNAMVEGKVNAIDAFTTDAKIVAQKLKVLIDNRNYFPTYEAGIIIRMGILEKYPELEPLLVKLNQKISTETMMHMNYEVEVLNKDPKEVATLFIEQLKE encoded by the coding sequence ATGGAAATATTTGAACGAAAAGACTACTTTCTTCAATTGCTCTCAGAACACATCCTGATTTCGTTCGGAGCACTTGCTTTTACTACAATTATTGGAATATTATTAGGCATTTGGGTGTTTTACTCAGCTAAATCAAGAATAATTGTTCTGTCGGCAGTTAACTTTTTGTACACCATACCTTCTATCGCCATGTTTGGTTTATTAATACCACTGGTGGGAATAGGGCTTAATAATGCATTAATCGTATTGGTACTGTATGGCTTACTGCCGATGACCAGAAATACATATTCCGGATTAAGTGAAGTACGCTCTGATATTGTGGAGGCAGCCAAGGCTATGGGGGCTGCCAAATACCAGATTTTCAAGGATATTTATTTTCCTTTGGCACTGCCAGCAATACTATCAGGCTTACGAATAACCACTGTAATGATTGTTGCACTAACCGGACTTGCTGCTTTGATAGGCGCGGGTGGTTTAGGGCAAGCTATTTTTAGGGGACTGAACACAATGAATACTCCTATGATTGTGGCAGGTTCTTTGGGAATATCGCTGCTCGCTATTTTAAGCGACAGATGGGTAGGTGTTTTCGAAGGTAAATTGGTGTGTATAATCAGTAAAAACTCCTCGAAAAAGCAAAAGCTAAGGGTGTATGTAAATGTAATTCTGCTTTTAGCTGCACTCATTGCTGCTGCTGCCAATACAAATCCATTTCAATCGAATCATGTAAAAACAGTGACTGTAGCCTCCAAGCCAACAAGCGAACAATTTATTTTAGGAGAGGTTATTGCACAATTAATAGAGCGCAATACAGAGCTAAATGTCGTACGCAAATTTGGAATCGGTGGTGGTACAACCAATATTCATCCAGCAATGGTAAATGGCGAGGTAGATATGTATGTGGAATATACTGGCACAGGATGGATGAGTGTATTGAAAGAGAAATTACCGGGAAATAATCAGGTCGATTTCAATTCGATACAGAAACAATACAAAGACAATTTTAAATTAAAATGGTTGGGCTTACTGGGATTTAATAATACTTATGCTTTGGCAATACCCGATAGTTTGGCTGTAAAGTTCAACATTAAAAATTGTTCGGACCTTGCACTATATAGTAAGCATTTTAAATTTGGTGCCGAGTTCGATTTCTTTGAGCGTCCCGATGGTTACGAAGGCCTGGTAAATACTTATGGATTTGATTTTTCTTCCATTCACGAAATGGATATCAATTTGAGATATAATGCTATGGTTGAGGGCAAGGTAAATGCTATTGATGCCTTTACAACTGATGCGAAAATTGTTGCACAAAAGCTTAAAGTGTTAATCGACAACCGAAATTATTTTCCGACTTACGAGGCTGGAATAATAATAAGAATGGGAATCCTTGAAAAGTATCCGGAATTAGAGCCTTTATTGGTCAAACTAAATCAAAAAATAAGTACTGAAACCATGATGCACATGAATTATGAGGTGGAAGTGCTGAACAAAGATCCCAAAGAGGTAGCAACCTTATTTATTGAACAGCTTAAAGAATAG
- a CDS encoding tetratricopeptide repeat protein: MKYVNLILLIFLSNILVAQTKIDSLEVLLPEKQGLEKVEVLNKLAYAYWNVSPDKGLNYANMAHTIALKEDSKIDIAKSLQTIGINYWAKSELHLALENYQKAFKIYENLKDSKGISSLLSNLGMVYKDLANYENALSHYLRALKISEDKGFTDLTSKILSNLSTVYLAQNNYSKALEYTQEAISINKKHGKSGILAVQENTLGSIYEAENNYKKAQACYKRALRINENNKDSYGTTISLYNIGNTEYHLKNFTSAIEYFEKSLTLSTKIDDQIGVLFANKSIGLIHKELKKYDSALAYYKKSFDLATELNLREEKLDIYKNYSELYKAVGEFNKSLNYLEKFVSLKDSIYTENSSKQMAEMQTKYDSEKKEKENELLRKNSEIQNLAIAKQTTIRNSFIALSVFIILIAIILYSRFKIKKDANTILSQKNNLIEKHKEELLRKNNKLTEQYGQVKLLNATKDKFFKIISHDLKAPFNSILGFSELLNSNYYSLDDTERIDMIGEIDRSSRFAYELLINLLTWARTQTGDTMISKEPLILKELVETCANLYGQSAVAKNIDIIVNIPTDITLTIDKNTSLIFIGNLINNAIKFTPEGGLISINTSEEDNFVRLHIVDTGVGMPPEVIKNLFKIDEGISTQGTNDEKGTGLGLILCKEFIEKNGGDISVISEVGKGSEFTVTIPKD, translated from the coding sequence ATGAAATATGTAAATCTAATACTTCTTATTTTTCTTTCGAATATTTTAGTTGCTCAAACTAAAATTGATAGTCTTGAAGTTTTACTTCCAGAAAAACAAGGCCTTGAAAAAGTTGAAGTATTAAATAAACTTGCCTATGCCTACTGGAATGTTTCCCCAGATAAAGGTCTTAATTATGCAAATATGGCCCACACCATTGCTTTGAAGGAAGACAGTAAAATAGATATTGCAAAATCCCTTCAAACTATAGGAATAAATTATTGGGCGAAAAGCGAACTACATCTTGCCTTAGAAAATTACCAAAAGGCTTTTAAAATATATGAGAATCTTAAAGACTCTAAAGGAATTAGCTCTCTATTAAGTAACCTGGGAATGGTTTATAAAGATCTCGCCAATTACGAAAATGCATTATCACATTATTTAAGGGCCTTAAAAATATCAGAAGACAAAGGATTCACTGATTTAACGTCCAAAATCCTAAGTAACCTTAGTACTGTATATTTAGCTCAAAACAATTACAGTAAAGCTCTCGAATATACACAGGAAGCTATTAGCATAAACAAAAAACATGGTAAAAGCGGGATTTTAGCGGTTCAAGAAAATACGCTTGGTAGTATTTATGAAGCTGAAAATAATTATAAAAAAGCTCAAGCTTGCTACAAAAGAGCCTTGCGAATTAATGAAAACAATAAAGATAGTTATGGAACAACAATAAGCTTATATAATATTGGAAACACAGAATATCATCTTAAAAATTTTACCAGTGCAATAGAATATTTTGAAAAATCTCTTACACTTAGCACTAAAATTGATGATCAAATTGGTGTGTTGTTTGCAAATAAAAGTATTGGGCTCATTCATAAAGAACTAAAAAAATATGACTCAGCACTAGCTTATTACAAAAAATCATTTGATTTAGCTACTGAATTGAATTTAAGGGAAGAAAAATTAGATATCTATAAAAATTACTCTGAGCTATATAAGGCTGTTGGTGAATTCAATAAATCATTGAATTATCTGGAAAAATTCGTTTCGCTAAAAGATAGTATTTATACTGAAAATAGCTCGAAACAAATGGCCGAAATGCAAACAAAATATGACAGTGAAAAAAAGGAAAAAGAAAATGAATTGCTTCGAAAAAACAGCGAAATTCAAAATTTAGCAATTGCCAAACAAACCACTATAAGAAACTCATTTATAGCTTTATCCGTATTTATAATTTTAATAGCAATTATTTTATATAGTCGTTTTAAAATTAAAAAAGATGCCAACACAATACTCTCCCAAAAAAACAATTTAATAGAAAAGCATAAAGAAGAACTTTTACGAAAAAACAATAAGCTAACAGAACAATACGGTCAAGTTAAATTATTGAATGCCACAAAAGATAAGTTTTTTAAAATCATCTCTCACGATCTTAAAGCACCATTTAATTCAATATTGGGTTTTAGCGAATTATTAAATTCAAATTATTATTCACTTGACGATACTGAAAGAATTGACATGATTGGTGAAATAGATAGATCATCAAGATTTGCCTATGAATTACTGATAAACCTTCTTACCTGGGCTCGAACTCAAACAGGAGATACTATGATTAGTAAAGAGCCTCTTATTTTAAAGGAATTAGTGGAAACCTGCGCTAATCTGTATGGACAAAGCGCTGTTGCTAAAAACATAGATATTATTGTAAATATTCCTACTGATATTACGCTCACAATTGATAAAAACACATCGCTTATTTTTATTGGTAATTTGATTAACAATGCCATAAAATTTACTCCCGAAGGGGGCTTAATATCAATTAACACCTCTGAGGAGGACAATTTTGTTCGTCTACATATTGTTGATACGGGTGTTGGCATGCCTCCTGAGGTGATAAAAAACCTATTCAAGATTGATGAAGGTATTTCTACCCAAGGCACAAATGATGAAAAAGGAACGGGTTTGGGACTAATCCTTTGTAAAGAGTTTATTGAAAAAAATGGCGGTGATATTAGTGTTATTAGCGAAGTTGGAAAAGGAAGTGAATTTACTGTAACAATTCCAAAAGACTAA
- a CDS encoding tetratricopeptide repeat-containing sensor histidine kinase — MKYAFIIILISLSSVLVAQPKIDSLEALLPEKQKLEKVKLLNELAVAYSNVSPDKGLDYAQKAYAIALDKNSKTDIAKSLKNIGVNYWAKSEMHLALENHQQSLKIYEEINDLKGICSLYGNIGLVYKELSDYENALKYYLKSLEISDKEGFNDICIKTVINISNIYINQKDYPKAQKYVQEAIDMSEKFGNTTMLASPLTTMGQIYSAQDKLTKAESFFKKSLEINRKNGNIFGSTISLYNIGGIEYKLKNYAKALEYFQESLLLSTKINDQIGVLMVNRNIGLIYKDLNKFDTALSYYKKAFELAIELDSKEEKLDIYNRYSELYKSTGQFDKSLNYLEKYISLKDSIYTENSSKQIAEMQTKYDSEKKEKENELLRKNSEIQNLAIAKQTTIRNSFIALSLLIILIAIILYSRFKIKKDANTILSKKNNLIEEQKKELLQKNNKLTEQYGQVKLLNATKDKFFKIISHDLKAPFNSILGFSELLNSNYDSLDSTERIDMIGEIDRSSKFAYELLINLLTWARTQTGEIKMNKESIILKELVETCANLYGQSAVAKNIDIIVNIPTDITLTIDKNTSLIFIGNLINNAIKFTPEGGLISINTSEEEDFVRLHIVDTGVGMSSEVIKNLFKIDEGISTQGTNDEKGTGLGLILCKEFVEKNGGDISVISEVGKGSDFTVTLQK, encoded by the coding sequence ATGAAATATGCATTTATAATTATTTTAATTTCTCTTTCGAGTGTTTTGGTCGCTCAACCTAAAATTGATAGTCTGGAAGCTTTACTTCCCGAAAAACAAAAACTAGAAAAAGTCAAATTATTAAACGAGTTAGCTGTTGCATATAGTAATGTATCACCAGATAAAGGTCTTGATTACGCTCAAAAGGCTTACGCTATTGCTTTGGATAAAAATAGCAAAACAGATATTGCAAAATCGCTTAAAAATATTGGAGTCAATTACTGGGCTAAGAGCGAAATGCATCTTGCATTGGAAAATCACCAACAATCATTAAAAATTTATGAAGAGATAAATGATCTTAAAGGGATATGTTCTCTTTATGGTAATATCGGTCTCGTTTATAAGGAACTTTCAGACTACGAAAATGCGTTAAAATACTACCTGAAATCACTTGAGATATCAGACAAAGAGGGATTTAATGATATTTGTATCAAGACGGTTATTAATATTAGTAATATATATATAAATCAGAAAGACTATCCCAAAGCTCAGAAATATGTTCAGGAAGCTATTGATATGTCTGAGAAGTTTGGGAACACAACTATGTTGGCTAGCCCACTAACTACAATGGGGCAAATTTATTCAGCTCAGGACAAGTTAACAAAAGCAGAATCTTTTTTTAAAAAATCGCTTGAAATAAACAGAAAAAACGGCAATATTTTTGGCTCAACAATTTCTTTATATAATATAGGTGGTATAGAATACAAACTTAAAAATTATGCTAAAGCCTTAGAATACTTTCAAGAATCTCTACTCTTAAGCACTAAAATTAATGATCAAATTGGTGTGTTAATGGTTAATAGAAATATTGGACTTATTTATAAAGACCTAAACAAGTTTGATACTGCCCTATCCTATTATAAAAAGGCATTTGAATTGGCTATTGAATTGGATTCAAAGGAAGAAAAGCTGGATATCTATAATAGATACTCTGAGCTATATAAGTCTACTGGTCAGTTCGATAAATCCTTAAATTATCTAGAGAAATATATTTCCCTTAAGGATAGTATCTATACTGAAAACAGCTCGAAACAAATTGCAGAAATGCAAACAAAATATGATAGCGAAAAAAAGGAGAAAGAAAATGAATTACTCCGAAAAAACAGTGAAATTCAAAATTTAGCAATTGCCAAACAAACCACCATAAGAAACTCATTTATTGCTTTATCCTTACTTATAATTTTGATAGCAATTATTTTATATAGTCGTTTTAAAATTAAAAAAGATGCCAACACTATACTCTCCAAAAAAAACAATTTAATTGAAGAGCAAAAAAAAGAACTTTTACAAAAAAATAATAAGCTAACAGAACAATACGGTCAAGTTAAATTATTGAATGCCACAAAAGATAAGTTTTTTAAAATCATCTCTCACGACCTTAAAGCACCTTTTAATTCAATATTGGGTTTTAGCGAATTATTAAATTCAAATTATGATTCACTTGACAGTACTGAAAGAATTGACATGATTGGTGAAATAGATAGATCATCAAAATTTGCCTATGAATTGCTAATAAACCTTCTTACCTGGGCTCGAACTCAAACAGGAGAAATTAAGATGAATAAAGAATCTATTATTTTAAAGGAATTAGTAGAAACCTGCGCTAATCTGTATGGGCAAAGCGCTGTTGCTAAAAACATAGATATTATTGTAAATATTCCTACTGATATTACGCTCACAATCGATAAAAACACATCGCTTATTTTTATTGGTAATTTGATTAACAATGCCATAAAATTTACTCCCGAAGGGGGCTTAATATCAATTAACACCTCTGAGGAGGAAGATTTTGTTCGTTTGCATATTGTTGATACGGGTGTTGGCATGTCTTCTGAGGTGATAAAAAACCTATTCAAAATTGATGAAGGTATTTCTACCCAAGGCACAAATGACGAAAAAGGAACAGGTTTGGGACTAATCCTTTGTAAAGAATTTGTTGAAAAAAATGGTGGTGATATTAGTGTTATTAGTGAAGTTGGAAAAGGAAGTGATTTTACTGTAACCCTACAAAAATAG
- a CDS encoding ATP-binding cassette domain-containing protein, translating into MSNSNIIKFSGVNFSYGQQKVLHDLSFSVEKGEFICLTGKSGCGKSTLLRLINSLLHREDGEIELLGENIDNWEIHQLRRKMGYVLQEGALFPHLTVYQNMCYCMNLNNYDEVRCRQRIEELLPLVNLDKEILNKFPEKLSGGQGQRVGIVRAIAHNPEIVLMDEPFSALDEETRENLQNLVKNIHQHLNTTFIMVTHNKDEAEKLGTRIIHMNEGKISTVNTN; encoded by the coding sequence ATGAGTAACTCAAATATTATCAAATTCAGTGGTGTTAACTTTTCTTACGGACAACAAAAGGTGCTTCACGATTTGTCTTTTAGCGTTGAAAAAGGCGAATTTATTTGCCTTACCGGTAAAAGTGGCTGTGGAAAATCAACCCTCTTGCGCTTAATCAACAGTTTGCTGCATCGTGAAGATGGCGAAATTGAGCTATTAGGCGAAAATATCGACAATTGGGAGATCCATCAATTGAGGCGAAAAATGGGATATGTTCTTCAGGAAGGAGCGCTTTTCCCGCACCTGACTGTTTACCAGAATATGTGCTATTGCATGAATTTAAATAATTACGATGAAGTTCGATGCAGACAGCGTATTGAGGAACTATTACCCTTGGTAAATTTAGACAAGGAAATTCTAAACAAGTTTCCCGAAAAGCTAAGTGGAGGTCAAGGTCAAAGAGTGGGAATTGTAAGAGCCATAGCCCATAATCCAGAGATCGTATTAATGGATGAACCTTTTTCAGCCCTGGATGAGGAAACCCGTGAAAACCTGCAAAATCTGGTGAAAAATATCCATCAACACTTGAATACAACTTTTATCATGGTAACTCACAATAAGGACGAAGCTGAAAAACTGGGTACTCGAATTATACACATGAACGAAGGGAAAATCAGTACAGTAAACACCAATTAA
- a CDS encoding nuclear transport factor 2 family protein, with protein MHIEYHEKTIEFVRCIAEGNLVSLHTHQIWPGNDQYVTMDFFRLDEVGKICEHWDSLQQIPEGSANQNTMY; from the coding sequence ATGCACATTGAATATCATGAAAAAACCATTGAATTTGTAAGGTGTATCGCAGAGGGCAATTTGGTGTCCTTGCATACGCATCAAATATGGCCAGGAAATGATCAATATGTGACCATGGATTTTTTTAGACTCGACGAAGTTGGAAAAATTTGCGAACACTGGGATTCTTTGCAACAAATTCCTGAGGGATCGGCAAATCAAAATACAATGTATTAG